A window from Culex pipiens pallens isolate TS chromosome 3, TS_CPP_V2, whole genome shotgun sequence encodes these proteins:
- the LOC120426044 gene encoding probable chitinase 10, giving the protein MLAIGGVNQKSTHFSQAISEPAKLYTVVDNIVSFVTKHGFDGVDIAWFYPGQFGGRACDKGNLVVLLQELQLRLRACAMGLSVTVGVDPKDIDISYDVPKIDEYVDFVNFLTGDYHDPRKPSHVSPLYPCDTKDRLNIQYSVKTYIQAGLNPQKIVILLSTYAYLYTMKIPAKGGQAILKNVQKLSKLSAQEIIERENFLISWDDARFVPYASWTQGTNKKWITFNDLESHRKKAAFVLDHQLGGIGAFSIDQDDYQGYANLGPYPFLWAVVDILRPESKYIDFSVPVQLVPSDACPYSGNVSDPSCPNCFVECQAGAAIADCPRRSCPEGTVYDPAQDVCYQPAPCGCPTGSGSPTTSTTACTTAVAPSSTTVTESSSTASGTTEPETTTTQATTTTTTATTVAPP; this is encoded by the exons ATGCTGGCGATCGGCGGCGTCAACCAAAAGTCGACGCACTTTTCGCAGGCTATCAGCGAGCCGGCCAAGCTGTACACCGTGGTCGACAACATTGTGTCCTTTGTGACGAAGCACGGCTTCGACGGGGTGGACATTGCGTGGTTCTACCCGGGTCAGTTTGGCGGTCGCGCGTGTGACAAGGGTAACCTGGTGGTGCTGCTGCAGGAGCTGCAGCTAAGGTTGCGGGCTTGCGCGATGGGACTGTCGGTGACGGTCGGGGTTGATCCGAAGGATATCGATATTAGCTACGATGTGCCGAAGATTGACGAGTACGTGGATTTCGTCAACTTTTTGACGGGGGATTACCACGATCCGAGGAAGCCCTCGCACGTGTCGCCGCTGTACCCGTGCGATACCAAGGATCGGTTGAACATT CAATACAGCGTGAAAACGTACATCCAAGCGGGGTTGAACCCGCAAAAGATCGTCATTTTGCTGTCAACGTACGCGTACTTGTACACGATGAAGATCCCTGCAAAGGGTGGTCAAGCTATTCTGAAGAACGTCCAAAAGCTCAGTAAACTGAGTGCCCAAGAGATCATCGAACGGGAGAACTTCTTAATTTCTTGGGATGACGCTCGGTTCGTTCCGTACGCCAGTTGGACTCAAGGAACGAACAAGAAGTGGATAACCTTCAACGATCTGGAGTCTCACCGAAAGAAGGCCGCCTTCGTGCTGGATCACCAACTCGGCGGAATCGGCGCTTTCTCAATCGATCAGGACGACTATCAAGGCTACGCCAACCTCGGCCCGTACCCATTCCTGTGGGCCGTCGTAGATATCCTGCGACCGGAGTCAAAGTACATCGACTTCAGCGTTCCAGTCCAGCTAGTCCCGTCGGACGCCTGTCCCTACTCCGGCAACGTCTCAGACCCGTCCTGCCCCAACTGCTTCGTCGAATGCCAAGCAGGCGC CGCCATCGCGGACTGTCCCCGGCGCAGCTGTCCCGAAGGAACCGTCTACGACCCCGCCCAGGATGTATGCTATCAGCCGGCACCGTGTGGATGTCCAACCGGGTCCGGATCCCCGACCACGTCCACAACGGCTTGCACCACGGCCGTGGCCCCCAGTTCGACGACCGTCACGGAGTCAAGCTCAACCGCCAGCGGTACAACCGAACCAGAAACAACGACAACCCAAGCCACTACGaccacgacgacggcgacgaccgTGGCGCCCCCTTAG